One window from the genome of Hydra vulgaris chromosome 02, alternate assembly HydraT2T_AEP encodes:
- the LOC105848251 gene encoding melanopsin-B isoform X2, which yields MDAVKITLLIITSIAVLTNSVSLYFLYKKQKKNNYVILCINLSVSDLLQSIAGYIPALFFDANMQKATTLCKLSAFFIAFPSFTTIAMLSAMAISRMVLLGTCFHSNQINYKKLFIRIGIASWIYGFIWAVMPLLGFSSYTVENTRARCSINFAPKTGVEKLYLIILMAFGFFIPIISILASCLFTARVINTKYKYFCVTYGKENVETKRYKEKEKKTFLSFIIMVLSFVVCWTPYATVGCFSAFTSLKIPKWLLHVAAFFGKMSALVNPFIYYWKDGLFKKCFLNKRFKTTKFFIRKSQENS from the coding sequence ATGGATGCAGTTAAAATTACTTTGCTTATAATTACATCAATTGCTGTTCTTACTAATAGcgtttctttatattttttatacaagaagcaaaaaaaaaataactacgTTATCTTGTGTATTAACTTATCTGTTAGTGATTTATTACAAAGCATCGCTGGATATATACCAGCATTATTTTTTGATGCAAATATGCAAAAAGCTACGACGTTGTGCAAATTGTCTGCCTTCTTTATTGCTTTTCCTTCGTTTACAACAATTGCAATGCTCTCTGCAATGGCTATTTCAAGAATGGTGTTGCTAGGCACATGCTTTCATAGTaatcaaattaattataaaaaactgtttataagaATTGGAATTGCCTCATGGATTTATGGTTTCATTTGGGCTGTTATGCCACTTCTGGGATTTTCCTCGTATACAGTAGAAAATACGCGTGCTAGATGTTCTATCAATTTTGCACCCAAAACAGGTGTGGAAAAGCTTTATTTAATCATATTGATGGCCTTTGGGTTTTTTATTCCTATTATATCAATTTTGGCATCTTGTTTATTTACAGCTCGCGTGATTAATACaaagtacaaatatttttgcgTGACATACGGTAaagaaaatgttgaaacaaaacggtataaagagaaagaaaaaaagacgtttttatcatttataataatggTGCTTTCATTTGTAGTGTGCTGGACACCATACGCAACAGTTGGTTGTTTCTCAGCTTTTACCTCATTGAAAATACCAAAGTGGCTTCTTCATGTGGCAGCTTTTTTCGGAAAGATGTCTGCATTAGTAAatccatttatatattattggaaggatggtttatttaaaaaatgctttttgaataaaaggtttaaaacaaccaaatttttcataagaaaaaGTCAAGAAAACAGTTAG